Within Pseudomonadota bacterium, the genomic segment TGTGCCTTTTTATCAGGAAGAACACGGTAGAAATATTTCTCTATGCCAACCTTTTCGCTTATCGCCTTTGCCCCTTCCATGCTGTCCCCTGTAATCATAACTGCTTCTATCTCCATATTCTTCAGTTCATCTATGACGCCCCTTGATTCCTCCCTCACCTTATCGCTGAAGGTAATAATCCCCATCACATTGTCATCGCTCCATACAAGTACTGGCGATGTTCCTGACTGTTCCTTTTCGTGATACTTCTGTTCAACATCATCGTCAAGTACCCTGCCCCCGTCTTTATACATGGATGTATTCCCGACAAAATAATGCCTGCCATCGATCTCTCCCGTAATCCCCTTCCCGACAATTGCCTGGAAATTGTCAACCTTCTGAGGGGCAATGCCTGATTCTTCTGCCTTTTTACGGAGTGCTTCTGAAAAAGGATGTTCCGATTGCTTTTCAAGGTTGTAGGCAACACTCAAAACATCCGCCTCGGAAACATTACCAACGGGAACCGCCTCGGAGAGGACAATCACCCCCTCGGTAAGGGTCCCGGTTTTATCAAAAAGCACATACTGCACCCTGTTTGTAAGCTCCAGTGCCTCTGCACTTTTAATCAGAATCCCTCTCTTTGCCCCGACACCCGATGAGACCATGATTGCTGTTGGCGTTGCAAGACCAAGGGCACAGGGGCATGCGATAATGAGCACACTCACAAAGGATAAAAGGGCATTAGTGAGCTTCGGTTCTGGCCCGAAGATATACCAGACAAAGAGCGCGCCTATGCTTATCAATATCACAATGGGGACAAATATGCCTGCCACTGTATCGGCAAGCCTCTGAACAGGGGCCTTTGTGAATTGTGCCTCTTCCACAAGGCGGATAACCTTGGACAATACCGTATCCTTCCCGATCCTTGTAACCCTCACAACTATTGAGCCCTTGCCATTAATCGTTCCGCCAATAACTTCATCTCCAATGCCTTTGTTCACAGGCATGCTCTCCCCTGTTATTATAGACTCGTCCACATAGGTATTGCCTTCTATTACCTCCCCATCAATAGGCACCTTCTCTCCCGGCCTGATCAATATGCGGTCTCCCTTCTCAATGGTATCCGTTGGAACCCTCTCTTCTCTGTTATCTCTCAGGACAACACATTCCTTTGGCGATAGCTCATAGAGCATCTTAATGGCTGTATATGTCTTAGTCTTCGCCTTTGATTCGAGGAACCTGCCAAACAGTATCAGGGTTATGATAACGGCACTGGAATCAAAATATGTATCGGGCTTCATGCCCGCAGAAATAATAATGTGCGGGAAAAACGTAACAAATGCGCTGTAGAAAAAGGCAGCCGAGGTTCCAACCGAAATAAGGGTGTTCATGTCAGCGGCAAAATGTTTAAGATTCAATAAGGCTGGTTTATGGAACCTCATGCCGAAATAGAACTGAACCGGGAGGGTCAGAATGAGCAGTACAAGATTGTTATACGGAAGGACCATCCACATGGAAAATACCATAATAACAGCGCTCAAAAGTGCAGACCAGATAAAGTCCTTCTTCAGTTCAGCCTCTTCCTTCTGCGCCCTGATCGTCACATCCCCTTCGAGGTCCACGTCATAGCCGATATCCCTGATGATCGAAATAACCTCCTTAAGCTCTATATCTTTCTTCGGGAATATAACGGCCTTCTTTAAAGGGAAATTGACCCGTGCCTCACTGACGTCTTCAAGCTTGTTTAACTCCTTCTCTATACGGACAGCACAGGCAGCACAGCTCATACCTTTTATTGGTAGTTCAATCTTTTCCGGCATCCTCTCTCCTTCAGAAATATTAATAGAATATAAGACATCCATAAAAAAATAACAATATAGCCAAACACTTTTGAAGTTTTGTGATTCCCTTGCCGAAATCTTATATGGTAGAATCTCTTCAGCTTTTATATTCTCCCTTTGCTTGTTGATTATTTTTCACACTGAGGCCACTAATGCCTAAAATCAGAAATCGCACCAAACAAATTATCGCCCTTGCATGTATATCCTTTGCCGTATCCCTGATTATATTTTTAACAGGCATTTCGGGCACCTTTGAGTACAAGGCATTTGACCTTTTTTCCAAATACCTTAACCCCCCGCATCCTTCTGATAATATCTTGATTGTACAGGTAGACCAGCAAAGCATTGACGCATTGAGCAAAGAGGGTATAACCTGGCCCTGGCCGAGACAGATGTATGCCCCGATAATAGAATACCTATCTGAAGCCGAGGCAGTATTCATGGATATACTGTTTACCGAGCCGTCCTCTTATGGACAGGAGGACGACGTAATACTGTCAAAGGCAATAAAAAAGGCATCGAATGTGTATCTGCCACTCTTTCTCACCGGACAGCAAAGGGCTATCACCGCAGAAGATGAAGGGTTTTTAAAACGTCTTTCAGTCAGGGATAAAATCTCTGCCCCCTTAAGCTTCAACTCTGTTATCGTACCCATCGATACATTAAGGGATGCCATCAGGGGGACAGGTAACGTAACTATTTCACCTGATGAAGATGGTGTTTATAGAAGGATACCCCTAATATTTCAACTAAAACAGCACGTTATCCCTCATTTTGTCTTAAGCTACCTCCTTCAGAAAAGGATAGTGAATATCGCCAATGGCTCTCTGTATGCAAAGGATACAACAATACCGCTTACGGATGGGAAGCTTATACTCAGATACTACAGGGAGAAAAATCCATTCCCACTATTTTCATTCGTTGATTTATTAAACTCCTATATAGCAGGTACTAAACAAAAGCTACAGATTATCAAAAAGGACCTTTTTAAAGGAAAGATTGTATTCATTGGCCTCACCGCTGCGGGATTGTATGACCTCAAGCCAACATCTATTTTATCCATATCCTCAGGCGCCCTTATCCATGCAACAACATTGAGCAACATTATCAACAAAAATTTCATCACCAAGCTGCACTGGATTTATGTGATTCTCTTCATGCTTTTAATCTGTGTTTTCATTGCATACTCTGTTTTGAAACATCATTCCATGTACATAAATCTATCCATTTTCATTATATCCCTTATAGTAATAGTAACTATTATTGCTTCGCTATTTAAAAATTCCCTCTATATCAACATAATTCCGCCACTTGTTTCGCTTGTTTTCAGCTTCATAATTTCTGTTGCCTATAGCTATGCAGTTGAAGGAAAAGAACGGCTTTTCATAAAAAGGACCTTCTCCCAGTATATGGACAAAAAGATCGTTGATTACCTGCTTCAAAACCCATCCTTAATAAAACCAGGCGGCCAAAAAAGAAGGGTTACGGCATTCTTCGCCGATATCGCAGGGTTTACAACGATTGCAGAAAAACATTCTCCTGAGGATACTGCGGTGATACTCCACAGGGTGTTAAATTCCCTTACAGAGGTTATTATTCAAAACGGCGGGGTCGTGGATAAATATATCGGTGACTGTATTATGGCATTCTGGGGGGCACCGGTTGAGACAGATCATGACCAGGTAAATGCGTGCAATGCTGCCCTCCAGTGTATTGAGAGCCTTAAGGAGCTAAATAATGCATTCCCCAAAAAGGGTTCACCTGAGATAGCGCTCAGGATCGGGATTCATACAGGTGATGCCATAGCAGGAAATATAGGCAGCGATAGACTTTTTAACTATACTGTCATAGGTGATACAGTAAACCTCGCATCAAGGCTCGAATCAGTAAACAAGGTCTTTAAAACAAAGATAATCGTGAGCGAAGATACAATCAATGGAACAGGCAACGAATTCTTTGCGAGAGAACTCGGGCTTATAGAGGTGAAAGGCAAAACCATCCCTGTAAAGATATTTGAAATAATAGGTGAAGAAGGCAGGATACCTTCAGAAAAAAGGGAGGTGGTAATGCCCTTCAATCAGGGATTGACACTTTATAAAGAGAAGAAGTGGCATGAAGCGCTTGGAGTATTTGACAACATACTAAAACAAAATATCGAGGATGGACCATCAGAATTCTACAAAAAGAAATGTGAATATTACATAGCAAATCCTCCATTGACAGAGAACCGGGATATTGTTAAGATGACGGAAAAATGAGTATTAAATTTTCATCTACAATCCTCTTTATAGTCCTGCTAACTTCATCATTTGCATCTGCAGAAACAGCATCGGTTATTACAAAAGAAAATGCCATAAGGGAAGAATGCAAGTTTTTCTCTCCAATAAAAACAAAGGTCAATTACAACGATGCTTTGGAGGTGCTTTCCCAAGCGGGTGACTGGTTTAAGGTAAGGTTCAAGGGCATAAATGGATGTATACATAAAAGCGCAATAGAAGAAAAGACCTTCAGCTTAAGCGAAACTATGAAGACAAAAAAACAGGCTACTACCCGGGAAGAGGTTGCGCTCGCTGGAAAGGGCTTCAACCCGCAGGTAGAGGCATCTTACAGGAACAAACACCCGGAGATGAAATATCACCTCGTCGATAAAATAGAAAGATTGAAACTCTCAGAAAATAAGGTATCCGAATTCATCCACAGGGGGCAACTCAGGGAGCCATAATGAAAAGGTCATATTTCACTCCTATCCTGTTCGCTATCATATTAATGGCATATGCAGTAACCGGGCTTAATGCCTTTTCACTCGACCTTTTTAAAAAAGGTTTACCATCCAGGGAGGCCGGTGTAATCGGAACAGCTCTAAAACAGGGGATGAAGGCATCAAGACCCATATCATCGGATGAAGAGTACTATATCGGACGGGCAGTGGCAGCGAAAATTATTTCTCTCTATCCCCTTCTGGAAAAGGATTCCCTTATTGAATATATAAATCTCGTCGGACAGGTGATAGCGCTCAACTCAAATAAACCGTTTACATATGGCGGATACCATTTTGCCATACTTGATACAAACGAGGTAAATGCCTTTGCCTGCCCTGGCGGCATTATCTTCATCACCAGAGGCATGTTAAACATTATACAGAATGAAGATGAACTTGCAGCAATCCTCGCCCACGAGGTAGCCCACATAAACAATCAAGATGGTATATCATCCATCAAGCAGTCACGCTGGACAGAGGCGCTGACCATAATAGGCGCCAGGGCTGTTAAGGAATACGGGGCTCAGGAATTGTCCCGCCTTGTGAGCATCTTTGAAGGGTCAATAGATGATGTGTTCAAGACACTCGTTGTGAACGGATACGGACAATCTCAGGAATATAGTGCTGATGAAGCTGCAGCCTCCTATCTTACAAAAGCAGGGTACAATCCCTCGGCACTCAAGGATTTCCTTGAACGTCTCATGGGTTATGGTAAGACATCAGGGGGAGGCATATTAAAAACCCATCCTGCAACTGCTGAGAGAATAGAAAATATTAAAC encodes:
- a CDS encoding SH3 domain-containing protein → MSIKFSSTILFIVLLTSSFASAETASVITKENAIREECKFFSPIKTKVNYNDALEVLSQAGDWFKVRFKGINGCIHKSAIEEKTFSLSETMKTKKQATTREEVALAGKGFNPQVEASYRNKHPEMKYHLVDKIERLKLSENKVSEFIHRGQLREP
- a CDS encoding adenylate/guanylate cyclase domain-containing protein, with the translated sequence MPKIRNRTKQIIALACISFAVSLIIFLTGISGTFEYKAFDLFSKYLNPPHPSDNILIVQVDQQSIDALSKEGITWPWPRQMYAPIIEYLSEAEAVFMDILFTEPSSYGQEDDVILSKAIKKASNVYLPLFLTGQQRAITAEDEGFLKRLSVRDKISAPLSFNSVIVPIDTLRDAIRGTGNVTISPDEDGVYRRIPLIFQLKQHVIPHFVLSYLLQKRIVNIANGSLYAKDTTIPLTDGKLILRYYREKNPFPLFSFVDLLNSYIAGTKQKLQIIKKDLFKGKIVFIGLTAAGLYDLKPTSILSISSGALIHATTLSNIINKNFITKLHWIYVILFMLLICVFIAYSVLKHHSMYINLSIFIISLIVIVTIIASLFKNSLYINIIPPLVSLVFSFIISVAYSYAVEGKERLFIKRTFSQYMDKKIVDYLLQNPSLIKPGGQKRRVTAFFADIAGFTTIAEKHSPEDTAVILHRVLNSLTEVIIQNGGVVDKYIGDCIMAFWGAPVETDHDQVNACNAALQCIESLKELNNAFPKKGSPEIALRIGIHTGDAIAGNIGSDRLFNYTVIGDTVNLASRLESVNKVFKTKIIVSEDTINGTGNEFFARELGLIEVKGKTIPVKIFEIIGEEGRIPSEKREVVMPFNQGLTLYKEKKWHEALGVFDNILKQNIEDGPSEFYKKKCEYYIANPPLTENRDIVKMTEK
- a CDS encoding M48 family metalloprotease, producing the protein MKRSYFTPILFAIILMAYAVTGLNAFSLDLFKKGLPSREAGVIGTALKQGMKASRPISSDEEYYIGRAVAAKIISLYPLLEKDSLIEYINLVGQVIALNSNKPFTYGGYHFAILDTNEVNAFACPGGIIFITRGMLNIIQNEDELAAILAHEVAHINNQDGISSIKQSRWTEALTIIGARAVKEYGAQELSRLVSIFEGSIDDVFKTLVVNGYGQSQEYSADEAAASYLTKAGYNPSALKDFLERLMGYGKTSGGGILKTHPATAERIENIKQKTTEVKIDASSFQYRTQRFKSSLTHN
- a CDS encoding heavy metal translocating P-type ATPase, which gives rise to MDVLYSINISEGERMPEKIELPIKGMSCAACAVRIEKELNKLEDVSEARVNFPLKKAVIFPKKDIELKEVISIIRDIGYDVDLEGDVTIRAQKEEAELKKDFIWSALLSAVIMVFSMWMVLPYNNLVLLILTLPVQFYFGMRFHKPALLNLKHFAADMNTLISVGTSAAFFYSAFVTFFPHIIISAGMKPDTYFDSSAVIITLILFGRFLESKAKTKTYTAIKMLYELSPKECVVLRDNREERVPTDTIEKGDRILIRPGEKVPIDGEVIEGNTYVDESIITGESMPVNKGIGDEVIGGTINGKGSIVVRVTRIGKDTVLSKVIRLVEEAQFTKAPVQRLADTVAGIFVPIVILISIGALFVWYIFGPEPKLTNALLSFVSVLIIACPCALGLATPTAIMVSSGVGAKRGILIKSAEALELTNRVQYVLFDKTGTLTEGVIVLSEAVPVGNVSEADVLSVAYNLEKQSEHPFSEALRKKAEESGIAPQKVDNFQAIVGKGITGEIDGRHYFVGNTSMYKDGGRVLDDDVEQKYHEKEQSGTSPVLVWSDDNVMGIITFSDKVREESRGVIDELKNMEIEAVMITGDSMEGAKAISEKVGIEKYFYRVLPDKKA